AGAATTAATAAATCAATTTCCAAATTCAGAAATTGATTTTTTTATAACTAATAAGAATAATGAAGAAATAATTAAATTGTATCCAAATATAAAAAAAATATATATAGGGTCATTAAAAAAAATAGATTTATTAAAAAGTATAAAAGAACTAAGAAAGAAAAGATATGATTATTGTATAATAACAACAGGAGGAAAAACATGGAAATCAAATTTATTTTTATTTTTTATTAAAGCAAAAATAAAAGTTGGAGAATATAAATATATAAAAAATATATTTTGCACAAAGCAAATAAAAAGAAGAGAAGATTCTCATTTTGTAGAAAATAATTTAAGGATAGTACGAAGCATTTGTAATTTTCCACTAAAATCATTATATAAATTATGGATGCCATTGAGTGATATAAATCAGAAAAAAAAATCTACTAAAAAAATTATTTGTATACATCCTGGATGTCAAAAATTATATAAGGAAAGAAGATGGGATAAATTTTCTGAATTGATTCGAGAGCTTTTAAAATTTAGAGAAAAAATAGAAATTATTGTATTTTTAGGAAAAGAAGATATAGAAATTGCAGAAGAATTTTATAAAATTGAAGGAATAGAAATTATACAAGAAAAATCTTTAATGGAAGTAATAAAAATATTACAAATAACAGATATTTTTATAAATAGCGATTCAGGATTAGGACATTTATATACATGTTTTAATTCAAAAATCATTTCTATATTTGGACCAAATCAGCTTGGATTAAACCAAGAACTAAGGACGGGACCATATTCTGCAGATGCTAATATCATTAAAATAAGAGGTGTAGATGAAAAATATTATAAACAAAAAAATAAATATACAAATAAATTAAAATGTTTAGAAGATATAACAGTTGAAATGGTGTTAGTAGAAATTAATAAAATGTTGTGGAAAGATTAAAATGATAGTTTTAATCTGTATAACAATAATATTAAGCATTATATTGGCATTATTAGAAATATCTGGAAAAAAATTAAATAAATTTTATAAATATTTCATTCTTTTTTTAATGTTACAGTCGGGATTCAGAACTTTAAGTACAAATTACGACAATTATGTCTATAAGAATATTTTTGAAAAATCTATTCCTAAATTAGGTGAGTATTTTAGTTTTATTAATAATTTTGATTTTTTTGAGAAAGGATATATTTTAATAAATTGTATTGCAAAAAGTTTAAATATGAATTATAGAGGAATGTTTTTAGTTGTTTCATTAATAAGTTTAAGTATTATAGGAATTACAATAAAAAAATACTGCAAATATAAGTATATAGGATTGTATATTTATATAACAAATTTTTATTATATAAACGATTTTATAATAATTAGATCAGGGATAGCTATGGGATTAATATTATTATCAATAATTTATTTAAAAAATTACAAAAAATTTATTTTCATAACATTTATTGCAGCATCGTTTCATAGAATAGCATATTTAAATATAATACCTTTTATTATTATTAAATTTTTAAATTTAAAAAAATTAATTTTTAATTGGAAATTTATATATTTAATATTATTTTTATCTTTTCTTTGTGGAATTTTATCTCCAATACAAAAAACACAAGTTATATTGTCAGATATTTTTGGAGGAAAATTTACATATTATTTAAATGAATTTCCAACACGTGGAAATTATAGAAAACTGCTGGTATATATTCCAATATTATTATATTTCTTAAAAAATAATAAAAAATATATAGAAGATTTTAGATTTTATGATAGTTATATATATATATTAATGGCAAATATAACAACATTAATTTTAGTTGAAAATATATATTTTAATAGAATACCCTATATGTTTAGTATTTCAAAAATTTATCTATATGATATGCTTATAGCTAAGAATAAAAAATATATTTATTTTATTTTATTTCTAGAATTAATAGTATTATTTTGGACATTAAGAATATATATAGAAACATTATTTTGATTAGAAGGAAGAAAAAAATGAAAATAAAAGAAAATGATTTATATAAATTAGAAAAAGAAAAACCTGAAATATTATTAGGCAAAATTAAAAAAAAAGTTAAAATATCTTTTATAGTTCCTACGTATAAAAGAACAAAATTATTGGAAGAATGTATAAAAAGTATTTTAGCACAAAAAGAATGTTGTACGTATGAAATTATTATTATTGACGATAATCCAGATTT
The window above is part of the Cetobacterium ceti genome. Proteins encoded here:
- a CDS encoding EpsG family protein, giving the protein MIVLICITIILSIILALLEISGKKLNKFYKYFILFLMLQSGFRTLSTNYDNYVYKNIFEKSIPKLGEYFSFINNFDFFEKGYILINCIAKSLNMNYRGMFLVVSLISLSIIGITIKKYCKYKYIGLYIYITNFYYINDFIIIRSGIAMGLILLSIIYLKNYKKFIFITFIAASFHRIAYLNIIPFIIIKFLNLKKLIFNWKFIYLILFLSFLCGILSPIQKTQVILSDIFGGKFTYYLNEFPTRGNYRKLLVYIPILLYFLKNNKKYIEDFRFYDSYIYILMANITTLILVENIYFNRIPYMFSISKIYLYDMLIAKNKKYIYFILFLELIVLFWTLRIYIETLF
- a CDS encoding glycosyltransferase family 9 protein, translated to MTKILIIHTNGMGDFLMFTPAYKELINQFPNSEIDFFITNKNNEEIIKLYPNIKKIYIGSLKKIDLLKSIKELRKKRYDYCIITTGGKTWKSNLFLFFIKAKIKVGEYKYIKNIFCTKQIKRREDSHFVENNLRIVRSICNFPLKSLYKLWMPLSDINQKKKSTKKIICIHPGCQKLYKERRWDKFSELIRELLKFREKIEIIVFLGKEDIEIAEEFYKIEGIEIIQEKSLMEVIKILQITDIFINSDSGLGHLYTCFNSKIISIFGPNQLGLNQELRTGPYSADANIIKIRGVDEKYYKQKNKYTNKLKCLEDITVEMVLVEINKMLWKD